One Vicinamibacterales bacterium DNA window includes the following coding sequences:
- a CDS encoding molybdopterin oxidoreductase family protein encodes MAQVPVTPLRIIERFGPHLSSMTGDRLSTSIEPERLVKTHCCFCGQQCGIQLKVRNEQVIGFEPWEEFPFNRGMLCPKGVKRYLQGSHPDRLTTALRRDTSAPGGFAALPYSEAIARTASEIARIQQAYGAGSVAVLGGASLTTEKTYLLGKFARVCLKTPFIDYNGRLCMVSAGAANKKAFGIDRTTNPWSDMVGTEVIWVAGSNVAECSPITTNYIWQAREQGAKIIVQDPRITPVARTCDLYLPVKPGRDAALFAGVLQIMIERDWLDHGFIRDCTSGFEAVAEYCREWTLARTAEVTGVPQRALLQAAEWWGTARTSFLFHARGIEHHSNGVQNALGTINLVLASGRIGKPKSGYGTIVGQANGQGGREHGQKCDQLPGWRDITNPAHREYIAGVWGIDEKEMPGPGVDAYELFRKIDRGEIKALLSICFNPKVSLPDNSFVTRCLEKLEFFAAIDFFLNDTAWHADIVLPGSLQEEDEGTVTQVEGRIIKINQAVACPGEARQDWRIIQDLAAALGRPKGFTFGEPREIFEELRLASKGGVADYSGVTYEKITERLGVFWPCYSEDPRTGEPIDHAGTPRLFERGSYNPVARGNGPFYFPDGRARFNVAEYRTPVDDADDEFPIYLTTGRVVSQFLSGTQTRRIGPLVRQYAEPRIEMHPRLAAKAGIADGDWVTAETRRGAMTLRAQVVTTIRPDTIFIPYHWAGPKSANQLTVAAQDPISRIPQYKVCGCRVRKASAPPEYAGVLEPQQ; translated from the coding sequence GTGGCGCAGGTTCCGGTTACCCCTCTACGCATCATCGAACGGTTCGGCCCGCACCTCTCGTCGATGACGGGCGATCGCCTGTCGACGAGCATCGAGCCCGAGCGCCTGGTGAAGACCCACTGCTGTTTCTGCGGACAGCAGTGCGGCATCCAGCTGAAGGTCCGCAACGAGCAGGTGATCGGGTTCGAGCCGTGGGAGGAATTCCCGTTCAACCGCGGGATGCTCTGCCCGAAAGGCGTGAAGCGCTACCTGCAAGGCTCCCATCCCGACCGCTTGACGACGGCGTTGCGCCGCGACACGTCGGCGCCCGGCGGGTTCGCCGCGCTGCCGTACAGCGAGGCGATCGCCCGCACCGCCTCCGAGATCGCGCGGATCCAGCAGGCCTACGGGGCGGGGTCGGTCGCCGTGCTGGGCGGCGCCAGCCTGACCACGGAAAAGACGTACCTGCTCGGCAAGTTCGCGCGCGTCTGCCTCAAGACCCCGTTCATCGATTACAACGGCCGGCTCTGCATGGTCAGCGCCGGCGCGGCGAACAAGAAGGCGTTCGGCATCGACCGGACGACGAACCCGTGGTCCGACATGGTCGGCACCGAGGTCATCTGGGTCGCCGGGTCGAACGTCGCGGAGTGTTCGCCGATCACCACCAACTACATCTGGCAGGCGCGCGAGCAGGGAGCGAAGATCATCGTCCAGGACCCGCGCATCACCCCGGTGGCGCGCACCTGCGACCTGTACCTGCCGGTGAAGCCCGGCCGGGACGCGGCGCTCTTTGCCGGCGTGCTGCAGATCATGATCGAGCGCGACTGGCTCGATCACGGGTTCATCCGGGACTGCACGTCCGGCTTCGAGGCGGTCGCCGAATACTGCCGCGAGTGGACGCTGGCGCGCACCGCGGAGGTGACCGGCGTGCCGCAGCGGGCGCTGCTGCAGGCAGCCGAATGGTGGGGCACGGCCCGGACGAGCTTCCTCTTCCACGCCCGCGGCATCGAGCACCACTCGAACGGAGTGCAGAACGCGCTGGGCACGATCAACCTCGTGCTCGCGTCCGGCCGCATCGGCAAACCCAAGAGCGGCTACGGCACCATCGTCGGACAGGCCAACGGACAGGGCGGGCGCGAGCACGGTCAGAAGTGCGACCAGCTTCCCGGATGGCGGGACATCACCAACCCGGCGCACCGCGAGTACATCGCCGGCGTGTGGGGGATCGACGAAAAGGAGATGCCCGGTCCGGGCGTCGACGCCTACGAGCTGTTCCGCAAGATCGATCGCGGCGAGATCAAGGCGCTGCTGTCGATCTGCTTCAATCCCAAGGTCTCGCTGCCGGACAACAGCTTCGTGACCCGCTGCCTCGAGAAGCTCGAGTTCTTTGCCGCGATCGACTTCTTCCTGAACGACACCGCGTGGCACGCCGACATCGTGCTGCCGGGAAGCCTGCAGGAAGAAGACGAGGGGACCGTCACCCAGGTCGAGGGGCGCATCATCAAAATCAACCAGGCGGTCGCGTGCCCGGGGGAGGCGCGCCAGGACTGGCGCATCATCCAGGATCTCGCCGCCGCGCTGGGCCGGCCGAAGGGTTTCACGTTCGGCGAGCCGCGCGAGATCTTCGAAGAGCTGCGCCTCGCCAGCAAGGGGGGCGTCGCCGACTACTCGGGCGTCACCTACGAAAAGATCACGGAACGGCTCGGTGTGTTCTGGCCCTGCTACAGCGAAGACCCGCGCACCGGCGAGCCGATCGACCACGCCGGCACGCCCCGGCTGTTCGAGCGGGGGAGCTACAACCCGGTCGCCAGGGGGAACGGACCGTTCTACTTTCCCGACGGCCGCGCGCGCTTCAACGTCGCGGAATACCGGACGCCCGTCGACGACGCAGACGACGAGTTTCCGATCTACCTGACGACGGGTCGTGTGGTCAGCCAGTTCCTGTCGGGAACGCAGACGCGGCGCATCGGTCCGCTGGTGCGGCAGTACGCGGAGCCGCGCATCGAGATGCACCCGCGGCTCGCCGCCAAGGCGGGGATCGCCGACGGCGACTGGGTCACCGCGGAAACGCGGCGCGGCGCGATGACGCTGCGGGCGCAGGTGGTCACGACCATCCGCCCCGACACCATCTTCATTCCGTATCACTGGGCCGGGCCGAAGAGCGCGAATCAACTCACCGTGGCGGCGCAGGATCCGATCAGCAGGATTCCCCAGTACAAGGTCTGCGGCTGCCGCGTGCGGAAGGCGTCAGCGCCGCCGGAGTACGCCGGCGTCCTCGAACCGCAGCAGTAG
- a CDS encoding PP2C family protein-serine/threonine phosphatase — MRAGMYATAAYGVLDAARETLRLSAAGHPPPFLLRPGEEATPLPVDPTMCLIWDELGRIPCAEHALRPGDRLVFYTDGITERQAPAADVVRDIVAEVDRFAGGHEPEDDQTLLVAGFD; from the coding sequence ATGCGAGCCGGGATGTACGCGACGGCGGCGTACGGCGTGCTCGACGCGGCGCGGGAAACGCTGCGGCTGTCTGCCGCCGGACATCCGCCGCCGTTCCTGCTGCGCCCCGGCGAAGAGGCCACTCCCCTGCCGGTCGATCCGACGATGTGCCTGATCTGGGACGAGCTGGGTCGGATCCCGTGCGCCGAGCATGCGCTCCGCCCCGGCGATCGCCTCGTGTTCTACACCGACGGCATCACCGAGCGGCAGGCGCCGGCCGCCGACGTCGTTCGCGACATCGTGGCCGAAGTCGACCGCTTTGCCGGCGGGCACGAGCCGGAGGACGATCAGACCCTGCTGGTCGCCGGCTTCGACTGA
- a CDS encoding MFS transporter: MSPQPLRTPSPTRALTLASVSFALCFAAWGLIGGLAPAFASLYHLSGSQTALLVAVPVLLGSLARLPMGMLTDRFGGRAVFSALLAFSALAAFIVPLTGSYRALLVAAFLVGVAGSSFAVGAAFVSRWSPRAQQGTALGIYGLGTLGQSLAVFIGPLVAARWGWEAVFRGTSALLLIWALVFVTLARNPVHASRPAGVGAMLAVLRTAPRAWVLGAFYFLTFGGFVAFSIYLPTLLRVQFGLAPADAGFRAAGFVVLATLVRPAGGWLADRIGGAQVLSWVFGGVGIFALLLTWPSMVPFTVGALACALLMGVGNGAVFKLVPEQFPKETGTVTGLVGALGGIGGFFPPLLLGLFSDRFGVIWPGFLLLSATAIGLRAVNERVFRPGDVEWTRALPVAARQGLERVRAGAWATLVTAGLAATIVVGSRNLQHFDAALVGYTFATLFAAFGISYRYAMWLHRPPTRMYWRRGWQAFFSRPRVARNAVSLGRRAIVEFAANAYIFRRGRLRGLAHWLIMWGCVLAAAITFPLVWGWIHFETVPGALHTYRTFMFGFPVQDFPVESVIAFVVFHGLVWSAFLVIAGVMLAFRRRMIDHGAVAVQQFGQDMLPLLLLFAISVTGLLLTASYTWMRGYAYDFLAILHAATVIVTLLWLPFGKLFHVFQRPAQLGVGFYKDAGREQAQARCRRCAQPFASVPMIRDLTEVERELGFRYELSGGGHYQDVCPRCRRALFGLAQGALWRRYLDPGEAG; the protein is encoded by the coding sequence GTGTCGCCTCAGCCGCTTCGAACGCCGTCGCCCACGCGGGCGCTCACTCTCGCCAGTGTTTCCTTTGCGCTCTGTTTCGCCGCCTGGGGTCTGATTGGCGGTCTGGCGCCGGCCTTCGCGTCGCTCTACCACCTGAGCGGGTCGCAGACCGCGCTGCTCGTGGCCGTCCCCGTTCTCCTCGGCTCGCTGGCGCGGCTGCCGATGGGCATGCTCACGGATCGGTTTGGCGGTCGCGCGGTGTTCAGCGCGCTGCTCGCGTTCTCCGCGCTGGCCGCCTTCATCGTGCCGCTGACCGGCAGCTATCGCGCGCTGCTGGTCGCCGCCTTCCTGGTCGGCGTGGCCGGATCGTCGTTCGCCGTCGGCGCGGCGTTCGTCTCGCGCTGGTCGCCGCGCGCGCAGCAGGGGACGGCGCTCGGCATCTACGGCCTCGGCACGCTCGGCCAGTCCCTCGCGGTGTTCATCGGTCCGCTGGTCGCGGCGCGCTGGGGCTGGGAAGCCGTCTTCCGCGGCACCAGCGCGCTGCTGCTGATCTGGGCGCTGGTGTTCGTGACGCTGGCGCGAAATCCGGTCCATGCGTCGCGTCCGGCAGGTGTCGGCGCCATGCTCGCCGTGCTGCGCACCGCGCCGCGGGCGTGGGTGCTCGGCGCGTTCTATTTCCTCACCTTCGGCGGCTTCGTCGCGTTCTCCATCTACCTGCCGACGCTGCTGCGCGTGCAGTTCGGCCTCGCGCCCGCGGACGCCGGCTTCCGCGCCGCCGGCTTCGTCGTGCTGGCGACGCTGGTGCGCCCGGCGGGCGGGTGGCTCGCCGACCGGATCGGCGGCGCGCAGGTGCTGTCGTGGGTGTTCGGTGGCGTCGGCATCTTCGCGCTGCTGCTCACGTGGCCGTCGATGGTGCCGTTCACCGTCGGCGCCCTGGCGTGCGCGTTGCTGATGGGCGTCGGCAACGGGGCGGTGTTCAAGCTCGTTCCCGAGCAGTTCCCGAAGGAGACCGGCACGGTCACCGGTCTGGTCGGCGCCCTCGGCGGCATCGGCGGCTTCTTTCCGCCGCTGCTGCTCGGCCTGTTCAGCGATCGCTTCGGCGTGATCTGGCCGGGCTTCCTGCTGCTGTCGGCGACGGCGATCGGACTGCGGGCGGTCAACGAGCGCGTGTTCCGTCCAGGCGACGTCGAATGGACGCGGGCGCTGCCGGTCGCCGCCCGTCAGGGACTGGAGCGGGTGCGCGCGGGCGCGTGGGCGACGCTGGTCACCGCCGGCCTCGCCGCGACGATCGTCGTCGGCTCGCGCAACCTGCAGCACTTCGACGCGGCGCTCGTCGGCTACACCTTCGCCACGCTGTTTGCCGCCTTCGGCATCAGCTACCGCTACGCGATGTGGCTGCATCGTCCGCCGACGCGCATGTACTGGCGCCGCGGATGGCAGGCGTTCTTCTCACGCCCGCGCGTGGCGCGGAACGCCGTGAGTCTCGGCCGCCGCGCGATCGTCGAGTTCGCCGCCAATGCCTACATCTTCCGGCGCGGCCGCCTGCGCGGTCTCGCGCACTGGCTGATCATGTGGGGCTGCGTGCTCGCCGCGGCGATCACGTTCCCGCTGGTGTGGGGCTGGATTCACTTCGAAACCGTGCCGGGCGCGCTCCACACCTACCGCACGTTCATGTTCGGGTTTCCCGTCCAGGATTTCCCCGTCGAATCGGTGATCGCCTTCGTCGTGTTTCACGGGCTGGTCTGGTCGGCGTTCCTGGTGATCGCGGGAGTGATGCTCGCCTTCAGACGACGGATGATCGACCACGGCGCGGTCGCCGTACAGCAGTTCGGCCAGGACATGCTGCCGTTGCTGCTCCTGTTTGCCATCAGCGTCACCGGGCTGCTGCTCACCGCCAGCTACACGTGGATGCGCGGTTACGCCTACGACTTCCTCGCCATCCTGCATGCGGCGACGGTGATCGTGACGCTGCTCTGGCTGCCGTTCGGCAAGCTGTTTCACGTCTTCCAGCGGCCGGCGCAGCTCGGCGTCGGCTTCTACAAGGACGCCGGACGGGAACAGGCCCAGGCGCGATGCCGGCGCTGCGCGCAGCCGTTTGCCTCGGTGCCGATGATCCGCGATCTCACCGAAGTCGAACGCGAGCTGGGGTTCCGGTACGAGCTGTCGGGCGGCGGCCATTACCAGGACGTGTGTCCTCGCTGCCGCCGTGCGCTCTTCGGGCTCGCGCAAGGCGCACTGTGGCGTCGATACCTCGACCCGGGAGAGGCAGGTTAG
- a CDS encoding Fur family transcriptional regulator translates to MTDDSAALLREHGVQVTAQRLAVLRAVAGQPHITADAVAGAVRREIGAISLQSVYDALGLLVAKGLLRRIQPPGSPARFEDRVGDNHHHLICRTCGRVVDVDCAVGSAPCLSPSGDNGYEIDEAEVAYWGRCPDCLERARPKPPRRGGRATPRVRRSIDQHTRRRHRR, encoded by the coding sequence ATGACGGACGACTCCGCGGCGCTGCTGCGCGAACACGGCGTGCAGGTGACCGCCCAGCGCCTGGCGGTGCTGCGGGCGGTCGCGGGGCAGCCGCACATCACCGCGGACGCCGTGGCCGGCGCCGTGCGACGCGAGATCGGCGCGATCTCGCTGCAGTCGGTCTACGACGCGCTGGGGCTGCTCGTCGCCAAGGGGCTCCTCCGGCGCATTCAGCCGCCCGGATCGCCCGCGCGCTTCGAGGATCGCGTCGGCGACAATCACCATCACCTCATCTGCCGCACCTGCGGCCGCGTCGTCGACGTCGACTGCGCGGTGGGATCCGCACCCTGTCTCAGCCCGAGCGGCGACAACGGCTACGAGATCGACGAAGCCGAAGTCGCGTACTGGGGCCGATGCCCGGACTGTCTGGAGCGGGCGCGCCCGAAGCCGCCGCGGCGCGGCGGGCGAGCGACGCCGCGCGTCCGGCGTTCGATCGACCAACACACCCGCCGGCGTCATCGCCGGTGA
- a CDS encoding DUF6755 family protein, translating into MKPVARRPFTRDQRTTIISGMLVFVIMLVVLQLWLLTATMNAWLGGDASLVWPGALASAAALGLNVGLYGYLRRMERARRG; encoded by the coding sequence ATGAAGCCCGTCGCCAGGCGGCCGTTCACCCGCGACCAGCGGACCACGATCATCAGCGGCATGCTCGTGTTCGTCATCATGCTGGTCGTGCTGCAGCTCTGGCTGCTGACCGCGACGATGAACGCCTGGCTGGGCGGGGATGCATCGCTGGTCTGGCCCGGCGCCCTGGCGAGCGCCGCGGCGCTGGGGCTGAACGTCGGGCTCTACGGCTACCTGCGCCGCATGGAGCGCGCGCGCCGCGGCTAG
- the katG gene encoding catalase/peroxidase HPI, with protein sequence MDNVQKCPFSTKARTGRTNQEWWPNRLDLSVLHTNHPAGNPMEAGFDYATEFLSLNLAEVKKDIARVMTDSQEWWPADFGHYGGLFIRMAWHSAGTYRIHDGRGGAGSGQIRFAPLGSWPDNANIDKARRLLWPVKQKYGRKLSWADLIVLTGNVALESMGFKTFGFAGGRQDVWEPEHVNWGSESTWLGDERYSGERQLANPFGAVQMGLIYVNPEGPNGHPDPVAAARDIRETFRRMAMNDVETVALIAGGHTFGKTHGAAPAAHVGPEPEGGNLEEQGFGWKGAYETGRGAHAITSGLEVTWTTTPVKWNHDFFKHLFEYDWELTESPAGAKQWRPKNGAGAGTVPHAHDPSKKIAPGMLTTDLALRFDPAYEKIARRFYEHPQEFADAFAKAWFKLTHRDMGPLSRYLGPEVPKEPQLWQDPVPAVDHELIDARDIAGLKEKIRSSGLSISQLVSTAWASASSFRGTDKRGGANGARIRLAPQKDWQVNNPPELAKVLKVLEGIQQAFNDAQSGTGKRVSLADVIVLGGCAAVEKAAADGGHPVAVPFAPGRTDATQEQTDVESFAVLEPDADGFRNYIGEGHEVPAEHLLIERAFRLTLSAPEMTALVGGLRVLKVNAGQGNHGVFTKRPEALTNDFFVNLLDMGTQWKPISDAAEAFEGCCRRSGDVRWTASRVDLVFGSNSELRALAEVYACADSQEKFTRDFVAAWDKVMNLDRFDQSKPATSRV encoded by the coding sequence ATGGACAACGTTCAGAAGTGCCCGTTCTCGACGAAAGCGCGTACCGGCCGCACCAATCAGGAGTGGTGGCCGAACCGGCTGGACCTGAGCGTCCTGCACACCAACCACCCGGCCGGTAATCCCATGGAGGCGGGGTTCGACTACGCGACGGAGTTCCTGTCGCTGAACCTCGCCGAGGTCAAGAAAGACATCGCCAGGGTGATGACGGACTCGCAGGAGTGGTGGCCGGCGGACTTCGGCCATTACGGCGGGCTGTTCATCCGCATGGCGTGGCACAGCGCGGGAACCTATCGCATCCACGACGGCCGCGGCGGCGCCGGATCCGGCCAGATCCGCTTCGCCCCGCTCGGCAGCTGGCCCGACAACGCCAACATCGACAAGGCGCGCCGGCTGCTCTGGCCGGTGAAGCAGAAATACGGCCGCAAGCTCTCGTGGGCCGACCTGATCGTGCTGACCGGCAACGTCGCGCTGGAGTCGATGGGATTCAAGACGTTCGGCTTCGCCGGCGGCCGCCAGGACGTGTGGGAGCCCGAGCACGTCAACTGGGGCTCCGAGAGCACGTGGCTCGGCGACGAGCGCTACAGCGGCGAGCGCCAGCTCGCCAATCCGTTCGGCGCGGTGCAAATGGGGCTCATCTACGTCAATCCGGAAGGGCCCAACGGCCATCCGGATCCGGTGGCGGCGGCGCGCGATATTCGCGAGACCTTCCGCCGCATGGCGATGAACGACGTCGAGACGGTCGCGCTGATTGCGGGCGGCCACACGTTCGGCAAGACGCACGGCGCGGCGCCGGCGGCCCACGTCGGTCCCGAGCCGGAAGGGGGCAACCTCGAGGAGCAGGGGTTCGGCTGGAAGGGCGCGTACGAAACCGGCAGAGGGGCGCACGCGATCACCAGCGGCCTCGAAGTCACCTGGACCACGACGCCGGTCAAGTGGAACCACGACTTCTTCAAGCACCTGTTCGAGTACGACTGGGAGCTGACCGAGAGCCCCGCCGGCGCGAAGCAGTGGAGGCCGAAGAACGGCGCCGGGGCGGGAACGGTGCCTCACGCGCACGACCCGTCGAAGAAGATCGCGCCCGGCATGCTCACGACCGATCTCGCGCTGCGGTTCGATCCTGCCTACGAGAAGATCGCGCGGCGGTTCTACGAACACCCGCAGGAGTTCGCCGACGCCTTCGCCAAGGCGTGGTTCAAGCTGACCCATCGCGACATGGGGCCCCTCTCGCGCTACCTCGGCCCGGAAGTGCCGAAAGAGCCGCAGCTCTGGCAGGACCCGGTGCCAGCTGTCGACCACGAGCTGATCGACGCCAGGGACATCGCCGGACTGAAAGAGAAGATCCGCTCGTCGGGGCTGTCGATCTCCCAACTGGTTTCCACCGCCTGGGCCTCGGCGTCGTCATTCCGCGGGACCGACAAGCGCGGCGGCGCCAACGGCGCCCGGATCCGCCTCGCGCCGCAGAAGGACTGGCAGGTCAACAATCCGCCGGAGCTGGCGAAGGTGCTGAAGGTGCTCGAGGGGATTCAGCAGGCGTTCAACGACGCTCAGTCCGGCACCGGAAAGCGGGTGTCGCTCGCCGACGTGATCGTGCTCGGGGGATGCGCCGCCGTCGAGAAGGCGGCGGCAGACGGGGGGCATCCGGTGGCGGTGCCGTTCGCGCCCGGCCGGACCGACGCGACGCAGGAGCAGACGGACGTCGAGTCGTTCGCCGTGCTCGAACCGGACGCGGACGGGTTCCGCAACTACATCGGCGAAGGGCACGAGGTGCCGGCGGAGCATCTGCTGATCGAGCGCGCCTTCCGGCTGACGCTGAGCGCGCCCGAGATGACGGCGCTCGTCGGCGGCCTGCGCGTGCTGAAGGTGAATGCCGGGCAGGGGAATCATGGCGTCTTCACCAAACGCCCCGAGGCGCTGACCAACGACTTCTTCGTCAATCTGCTCGACATGGGGACACAGTGGAAGCCCATTTCGGACGCCGCCGAGGCGTTCGAGGGCTGCTGCCGCAGGAGCGGCGACGTCAGGTGGACCGCCAGCCGCGTGGACCTCGTGTTCGGCTCGAATTCCGAGCTGCGCGCGCTCGCGGAGGTCTACGCCTGCGCCGACTCGCAGGAGAAGTTCACCCGCGACTTCGTCGCGGCGTGGGACAAGGTCATGAACCTGGATCGGTTCGATCAGTCGAAGCCGGCGACCAGCAGGGTCTGA
- a CDS encoding 4Fe-4S dicluster domain-containing protein: MAKPDYLHFFIDPNRCIGCQACVQACTECDTHRGESMIHLEYVSRPESVQTVPVVCMHCEQPTCAEVCPADAIKRTGDGVVQSARKPRCIACGNCVMACPFGVPELYEDRKIMMKCDMCYDRSSIGKKPMCATVCPSQALFFGTREQIAQLRPLSAPVNTFQFGAQTITTQVHVMVPRALAQPRAYVDVAAAMDEQPRSRAVSLKVLGSDPYAEVEV; encoded by the coding sequence ATGGCCAAACCGGACTATCTCCACTTCTTCATCGATCCGAACCGCTGCATCGGGTGCCAGGCGTGCGTGCAGGCGTGCACCGAGTGCGATACCCACCGCGGCGAGTCGATGATTCACCTCGAGTACGTCAGCCGGCCGGAGAGCGTGCAGACGGTGCCGGTGGTGTGCATGCATTGCGAGCAGCCCACGTGCGCGGAGGTCTGCCCGGCGGACGCGATCAAGCGGACCGGCGACGGCGTGGTGCAGTCGGCCCGCAAGCCGCGCTGCATCGCCTGCGGCAACTGCGTCATGGCGTGTCCGTTCGGCGTGCCCGAGCTGTACGAGGATCGCAAGATCATGATGAAGTGCGACATGTGCTACGACCGGTCGAGCATCGGCAAGAAGCCGATGTGCGCCACGGTCTGCCCGAGCCAGGCGCTGTTCTTCGGCACGCGGGAGCAGATCGCGCAGCTCCGGCCGCTGTCGGCGCCGGTGAACACCTTCCAGTTCGGCGCCCAGACGATCACCACGCAGGTGCACGTCATGGTGCCGCGCGCGCTCGCCCAGCCCCGCGCCTACGTCGACGTGGCGGCGGCGATGGACGAGCAGCCGCGCAGCCGCGCCGTGTCGCTGAAGGTGCTCGGCAGCGACCCCTACGCCGAGGTCGAGGTATAG
- a CDS encoding Rieske 2Fe-2S domain-containing protein produces MPYPSSDPRAPIDPAISSPGREGLTGTAPANLYGPASPSEQITVAPDFAPAEAQPAWRQDFPIDWPQDLYVERREFMKFMVLTSGALAIGQLWIALQNWYRDYRGLAPVQRIASVDEIAVGAALSFRYPDEHEPCLLLRLSESEFVAFNQKCTHLSCAVIPRPAEGSWYCPCHEGRFDLRTGAPTAGPPRRPLTRILLDRKGRDIYAVGEEARTL; encoded by the coding sequence ATGCCCTATCCGAGTTCCGACCCGCGCGCGCCGATCGATCCCGCCATCAGTTCGCCGGGGCGTGAGGGGCTGACCGGGACCGCGCCGGCGAACCTCTACGGCCCGGCGTCGCCGAGCGAGCAGATCACGGTCGCCCCCGATTTCGCGCCCGCCGAGGCGCAGCCGGCCTGGCGCCAGGACTTTCCGATCGACTGGCCGCAGGACCTCTACGTCGAGCGCCGGGAGTTCATGAAGTTCATGGTGCTCACCAGCGGCGCCCTCGCGATCGGACAGCTGTGGATCGCGCTCCAGAACTGGTACCGCGATTACCGCGGACTGGCGCCGGTTCAGCGCATCGCCTCGGTCGACGAGATCGCGGTGGGCGCCGCCCTGAGCTTCCGGTATCCCGACGAGCACGAGCCCTGCCTGCTGCTGCGCCTGTCGGAGAGCGAGTTCGTCGCCTTCAACCAGAAGTGCACGCACCTGTCGTGCGCGGTGATTCCGCGGCCCGCCGAAGGCAGCTGGTATTGCCCCTGCCACGAGGGACGATTCGATCTCCGGACGGGGGCGCCCACGGCGGGACCGCCGAGACGGCCGTTGACCCGCATCCTGCTCGATCGGAAAGGGCGGGACATCTACGCGGTCGGCGAGGAGGCGCGGACGCTATGA